In a genomic window of Erigeron canadensis isolate Cc75 chromosome 5, C_canadensis_v1, whole genome shotgun sequence:
- the LOC122599336 gene encoding zinc finger protein CONSTANS-LIKE 4-like produces the protein MAATLCDSCKTTSASLFCRADSAFLCITCDGKVHAANKLASRHARVWLCEVCEQAPASVTCKADAAMLCVTCDHDIHSVNPLARRHERFPVTPFYETAAVASARGSGGGDQNNDHHYLLDFDVNVAGTEAEEAEAEVASWLLPHPNLNKMANGFEDDKRNLKVAEPEQDYLFNEMDPFADMDLKTPEQKANVILREGYDSPTDGVVPVQIKSNHHYQMPSHARVAEYASPDVVEGLPAYDVDYAGSKPFLYNFNSQSMSQSVSSSSLEVGVVPDHNATMMDVSNNHHHQPSSTEVYPTPLVGFDREARVLRYKEKRKNRKFEKTIRYASRKAYAETRPRIKGRFAKRSEVGVEADEALISMDSSYGVVPSY, from the exons ATGGCTGCCACCCTTTGTGATTCATGTAAAACCACTTCAGCTAGCTTGTTTTGTCGAGCCGACTCGGCTTTCCTATGTATCACGTGTGACGGCAAGGTCCACGCGGCTAACAAACTTGCGTCACGCCACGCGCGTGTGTGGCTGTGTGAAGTTTGTGAGCAAGCACCAGCCAGCGTCACCTGTAAAGCTGACGCTGCGATGCTTTGCGTCACATGTGATCACGATATTCACTCGGTCAACCCCCTTGCCAGACGCCACGAGCGGTTTCCAGTAACCCCGTTTTATGAAACCGCCGCTGTGGCGTCAGCAAGGGGGTCTGGTGGAGGtgatcaaaataatgatcacCATTATTTACTAGATTTTGATGTTAATGTCGCTGGAACGGAAGCTGAAGAAGCGGAAGCGGAAGTAGCCTCGTGGCTGCTTCCGCATCCAAATCTAAACAAGATGGCTAATGGATTTGAAGATGACAAACGCAACCTTAAGGTTGCGGAACCTGAACAAGATTACTTGTTCAATGAAATGGATCCATTTGCTGATATGGATCTGAAAACACCGGAACAAAAGGCGAATGTTATCCTTCGTGAAGGATATGATTCGCCTACCGACGGTGTTGTTCCGGTGCAGATCAAGAGTAACCATCACTAtcaaatgccctcacatgcacGCGTTGCTGAATACGCGTCACCTGATGTGGTCGAAGGATTACCTGCATATGATGTTGATTATGCTGGATCTAAGCCCTTTCTGTACAATTTTAACTCTCAATCCATGAGCCAAAGC GTATCATCATCTTCACTAGAAGTAGGCGTCGTGCCGGACCACAACGCAACAATGATGGACGTATcaaacaaccaccaccaccaaccgtCGTCAACGGAGGTTTATCCAACCCCTTTAGTCGGGTTCGATCGAGAAGCAAGGGTCTTAAGATacaaagaaaagagaaagaacaGGAAGTTTGAGAAGACGATTCGGTATGCTTCAAGGAAAGCTTATGCAGAAACAAGACCAAGAATCAAAGGAAGATTTGCCAAGCGAAGTGAAGTTGGCGTAGAAGCCGACGAGGCCTTAATCTCCATGGATTCGTCATATGGCGTTGTTCCGTCTTACTAA
- the LOC122599459 gene encoding E3 ubiquitin-protein ligase Praja-2-like: MDVNSGKRAVGGIAAPKRRPVISKDTAGSQSGTAAQLCNRIGCCGRLNNSKGNNKNKCLEKPKPLKASLRLSASKEVIQSSSKVVKKPLVESEKKVLPKIEKIPAESSSVSSASTIEAASTLTSRAQLKLKSKSSVSDQNSESNNGRKKRFTQGESSSSGKGKRVIGVSPNEGRVSEPKSSRNLISCRTNGVSSVRTPRKSLNQLNGDDFSLVKSSNASPERPQAKALSVNGGSSTSDTSSIISSASSTDRTALRFVDENGTRHYNIDGIADVLLALDRIEQDQELTYEQLLSLEANLFLGGLNLYDQHRDMRLDIDNMSYEELLVLEEKMGTVSTALSEEQLSKCIKTSIYESLPLEDEKTWCSLGADDNKCSICQEEFVRGDQIGKIGCGHGYHAPCINQWLSLKNWCPICKASPEP; this comes from the exons ATGGATGTGAATTCTGGTAAACGAGCTGTTGGAGGGATTGCTGCACCCAAAAGGAGGCCAGTCATTTCGAAAGATACTGCTGGCTCTCAAAGTGGAACTGCCGCTCAATTATGCAATCGAATTGGCTGCTGTGGCAGGCTTAACAATTCTAAaggtaataacaaaaataaatgtttagagAAACCAAAACCGTTGAAGGCTTCCTTGCGTTTATCTGCTAGCAAGGAAGTGATACAGAGTTCTTCCAAAGTTGTGAAAAAGCCTCTAGTTGAATCAGAGAAAAAAGTGTTGCCAAAGATAGAAAAAATCCCGGCTGAATCAAGCAGTGTTTCAAGTGCCTCGACAATTGAAGCGGCTAGTACCTTGACAAGTCGTGCCCAGCTAAAGTTGAAATCTAAAAGTTCGGTATCTGATCAAAACAGTGAGTCAAATAATGGCAGGAAAAAGAGGTTTACTCAAGGAGAAAGCAGTTCATCTGGTAAAGGGAAAAGGGTTATTGGGGTATCACCAAATGAAGGGCGTGTTTCTGAACCTAAAAGTTCAAGGAATTTGATATCTTGTAGAACAAATGGAGTTTCATCAGTTAGGACTCCTCGAAAGTCATTGAATCAGCTAAATGGAGACGATTTCTCATTGGTCAAGTCTAGTAATGCATCTCCTGAGAGGCCACAGGCTAAAGCGTTGAGTGTTAATGGTGGCAGTAGTACCAGCGATACTTCATCAATTATTAGCTCTGCTAGTTCCACTGATCGTACTGCTCTCCGGTTTGTGGATGAAAATGGAACACGGCATTACAACATTGATGGGATTGCAGAT GTACTATTGGCACTTGACAGGATCGAACAAGATCAGGAGTTAACATATGAG CAATTACTATCGCTTGAGGCAAATTTATTCTTGGGTGGCCTTAACCTTTATGATCAACATAGGGACATGAGACTGGATATTGATAACATGTCATACGAG gAATTACTTGTGCTTGAAGAGAAAATGGGTACGGTGAGCACAGCATTATCTGAAGAGCAATTATCAAAATGCATCAAAACAAGCATATATGAATCTTTGCCATTAGAGGATGAAAAAACGTGGTGCAGTTTGGGTGCAGATGACAACAAATGCAGTATTTGTCAG GAGGAATTTGTGAGAGGAGATCAGATAGGAAAGATAGGATGTGGACATGGGTACCATGCTCCATGTATAAACCAGTGGCTGAGCCTCAAGAATTGGTGTCCCATTTGCAAGGCTTCACCAGAACCTTAA
- the LOC122599053 gene encoding GTP-binding protein OBGC, chloroplastic — MASLSLHSFLTIHAQSRSNNNNSKTTRKQQLSIKHPKKPTFRPPPLSSVSGGEATTYTRLPPLEDVIVSKPFKEVKLSDLPIPKHKQKDIVTKNSVTKTKDKIFDENVEILDSENENEDGFDYGKFELFEVNSDDEFDSDGEEYFVNELGFENENQENVLDFQESLELDDELREKEKGVPAVMRCFDRAKIYVRSGDGGNGVVAFRREKFVPLGGPSGGDGGRGGNVYLEVDSAMNSLLPFRNSIHFRAGRGSHGQGSKMNGAKGEDVVVKVPPGTVVRGVGKDGVVGDVLLELLYVGDRALLLPGGRGGRGNASFKSGANKVPRIAENGEEGPEMWLELELKLVADIGIVGAPNAGKSTFLSVISAAEPNIANYPFTTLLPNLGVVSFDYDASIVVADLPGLLEGAHRGFGLGHEFLRHTERCSALVHIVDGSSQQPDYEYDAVRLELEMFSPEIAEKPFIVAYNKMDLPEAYENWKSFQKNLRSRGIEPFCISALNRDGTRELITAAYELVRQGIEDKKDESWRDPVQFSHVAEMVKKQRTAPINEFEISHDSSSDTWHIEGAGLQRFVQMTNWKYMDSDRRFQHVLEACGVNKSLIKRGVKEGDTVIIGEMEMVWHDSPNNSGPNRKQSTESVKWANWK, encoded by the exons ATGGCTTCTTTATCTCTTCATTCTTTTCTTACCATTCATGCCCAATCTCgctctaataataataacagtaaAACCACACGTAAGCAACAACTTTCCATTAAACATCCTAAAAAACCCACTTTCCGGCCACCACCGCTTTCTTCCGTCTCCGGCGGCGAAGCCACCACCTACACTCGCCTTCCTCCTTTAGAAGACGTCATCGTTTCAAAACCCTTTAAAGAAGTCAAATTATCTGACTTGCCCATcccaaaacacaaacaaaaagatATAGTAACTAAAAATTCTGTCACTAAAACTAAAGAtaagatttttgatgaaaatgtaGAGATTTTGGATtctgaaaatgaaaatgaagatgGATTTGATTATGGGAAATTTGAGTTATTTGAGGTTAATTCTGATGATGAATTTGATAGTGATGGTGAAGAGTATTTTGTAAATGAATTAGGATTTGAGAatgaaaatcaagaaaatgtGTTGGATTTTCAAGAAAGTTTGGAACTTGATGATGAATTGAGGGAGAAAGAAAAAGGGGTGCCTGCAGTGATGAGATGTTTCGACAGGGCGAAAATATACGTAAGATCGGGTGACGGTGGGAACGGGGTAGTGGCGTTTCGGCGTGAAAAGTTTGTACCTTTAGGGGGGCCATCTGGGGGAGATGGTGGAAGAGGGGGGAATGTTTATTTAGAAGTTGATAGTGCTATGAATTCTTTGTTGCCATTTAGGAATAGTATACATTTTAGGGCAGGAAGAGGGAGTCATGGACAAGGGAGTAAGATGAACGGGGCGAAAGGTGAAGATGTCGTTGTGAAAGTGCCACCGGGGACGGTTGTTAGAGGTGTTGGGAAAGATGGAGTTGTTGGTGATGTGTTGTTGGAGTTGTTGTATGTTGGAGATAGGGCTTTGTTGTTGCCTGGTGGTAGAGGTGGTAGAGGGAATGCTTCGTTTAAGTCCGGGGCTAATAAGGTGCCTAGGATTGCTGAGAATGGTGAAGAAGGTCCTGAAAt GTGGTTGGAATTGGAGCTTAAATTGGTTGCGGATATTGGGATAGTGGGCGCTCCAAATGCAGGAAAAAGCACTTTTCTGAGTGTTATAAGTGCTGCTGAGCCAAACATTGCAAATTACCCCTTTACAACATTACTTCCCAATTTGGGTGTGGTTTCATTTGATTATGATGCTTCTATAGTTGTGGCGGATCTTCCTGGTTTACTTGAAGGAGCCCACCGAGGTTTTGGTTTGGGCCATGAGTTTCTTAGGCATACCGAAAGATGTTCTGCTCTG GTACACATTGTCGATGGCTCGTCTCAACAACCAGATTATGAATATGACGCAGTTCGTCTAGAGCTGGAAATGTTCAGTCCTGAAATTGCTGAAAAGCCATTTATAGTTGCATATAACAAAATGGATCTTCCTGAAGCATATGAAAACTGGAAATCATTCCAAAAGAACTTACGTTCACGTGGGATTGAACCTTTTTGCATTAGTGCATTGAATAGAGACGGAACACGAGAACTGATAACCGCTGCTTATGAGCTTGTACGGCAAGGAATTGaagacaaaaaggatgaaa GTTGGAGAGATCCGGTACAGTTCAGTCATGTGGCTGAAATGGTGAAAAAGCAACGAACTGCTCCCATTAATGAATTTGAGATCTCACATGATAGTTCTTCCGACACATGGCATATTGAAGGAGCGGGATTGCAACGATTTGTCCAAATGACAAACTGGAA GTATATGGATTCTGATAGAAGATTCCAGCACGTGCTAGAGGCATGTGGCGTTAACAAGTCTTTAATTAAGCGTGGTGTGAAGGAAGGTGATACAGTCATCATTGGCGAG ATGGAGATGGTGTGGCACGATTCTCCGAACAATTCTGGTCCGAACAGGAAACAGTCAACAGAATCAGTCAAATGGGCTAATTGGAAATGA